The window ACCACGGAATTTACTTGCCCCAAAATCTGCCAAACAAAAAGTCAAAGATCAAATACGCTCTCCACATGGTTCAAAGTAGCCTGCCTTCTTACCTTGATGAGATGAATTGAAATTTAGGATCCATTGATTCCTGGATGAGTTTGGATTGCAATGTGGATCTGTATCGGAATTGGGTCTCTGCATCCAAGTCATAATCCAACATATTAAATGATGGGAAAAGGAGATTACTATAGGTTACGTGGCACCTGTGTCGAGACGCAGGAAGAGCAAAATGGCCATCCTACCCCTCATGAAATATAAAATTCCACCCCTATTGGTTGCCCCTACACCAGTGCAAGGGCAATACAGACTGACAGAGATCCGCCTCCCTaatattttcatcatttttttttgctttattttgaCACCAGGAATTTGATTCTTGCATGCCTGCGGTAGTAGCATTTTCTACATGTCTACTTTATATGCCAATAATTGTAACATACGAGATCAGATGGAATTCAAATTTTGTTGACAGACCCTTCGGTCTCCTACTCATAAGTTAAGTTGCAATCCTATTGAAGATGACACATGGAAAATAGAACTTTGAAAATCTATGCCTATAGGAAAGTGAAGAGTAGTGGTTAGAGTACCGTAGGCTTACATGGACATATATGTGGATGCAAGCCAATACCCTGGAGGATGTTTAACTGAAGTAAGTTTTGAAAATATGATGACCTCTCTATCCAACGGCCTAAATAGCTACATCATGTGTTCACGTGGCAATATTTAAAATGGATATGTAACAGAGATTCCTAGCAAGGGCATGTTTGGAACTAATTTTCCTTTTGACATTTGGGCATAGTTAAATTTGACTAGAAATTTGGTAGGTAAGTAAGGGTTGGACCTACTTGTTAATACTACTTAGGCCCCTCTAATCTATGATAGATGGGATAGCCACAACAGCATCTCCTTGCCCTGATGATATATTTTGAGCGTTAGAACAACGTCAAGAGTGGGAAGAGTCCATCATTCGGAGGCAAGCTTTTGGTTTCGTCCatagaaactaatggagaaagagagtgttaggaggagagagattgtaAGAGGGTTTTCTATTCTTACATTATGGAAAATCATttctttaaaaaagaaaaaccaaagatttcatacacaGCCCGTGCAAGTGTGCATGGTCTTGCCCCCTTTCACATGCATTGGAAAAAGACAAAACCCCCCAACCTCTCTATTTAAGTCTCAACACTCTATGTGAAAACttttcctaaaaagaaattagaAAGCAAATGATAGACAACTCTCCTATTGAGAAGGTGTGCATCGAAGAAAGGACTGGGTTTCACTTAGCTCACGGTAAAGAGATTCCCTACCTTTATTACAATTGGATGGGCTTTAAGGCTATGTTAGATTTCGTACGTAAAATTGCTGGATTATGTCCGAAAAGCTTTTGCCAAGGTCGTGTAAATTTGACCAATGCCATTCAAgttctgtttggttgcaagggaaaatAAGGGAacggaagtgaaaattttaaacctaaaaaagaaactttaattGGTAATCACTAACCCCACATGATTATATCACTAACTCtaaattattatttatatataattattattaaattttccTTTACTTTGCATCTAAATACCTTggattcaaaaacaaaataagtacatttaaaaaaaaataatattattaaatgcGATAAGAAATCTAACTAGTTTATAATTttggaaaaagaacgttgtttGGTTGCATGGCTCTTGCCTTTTTATATCAAAACATAAGAGCGTGAAAAATTACCACCCAACTTCTCTAGATATTAAAAATCTAATACGTGTTGATACCCCTGTGCCCACTCTAATTGGCCCCCCCACGTTGGTATAGGGGCTATAATGAAACCCATTAAAATGGGGGatgggggcggggggggggggggggaggagcaATAGGGATATAAAAATTTATGGGTTTGTGACACCATTTTCGTAGTTATGGATATAATAACGAACCCAACGACCAGCACAAGAATAGCAAAAACTAGTTTGGTATGGTATATTTTCGATCCATGGATCCTGGAGTTATGTAATCTTCAGCCATGAGTTTCCACGTTACTAAATAAAGTGCTATtaccaaaacacaaaaaaaaaaaaaaaaaaaaaaggtttggtTCCTGTCTCCATTGTAAGCTAAGCTCCAGATCATTTTTTGTATAAAGACTGAGTCAGAATCTCGTCATTCTCATTCTTCCCAAATTTAGTTGAATTTACTCTCTATAATTGAGTTGTCCATTTTCATCTTATTTCCTAAGCAATCGCAACTTCAATCACGTGTATCTTCATAATCCACAGGTGGAATTCACCATTTCCACCCATTAATCCATCCACTTTTAACCTTTAATCCACCTTGCATCATTGAAAGGACAGGTGATTCTGTTATAATTTGATTTAAATCACTCTTGTTTTGGCTTGCATAGGAGTTCCATCTatctcaaaaaataaatttttgggaGATAGAGCAAGAACTCCATGCTTTACCATTGAATTCTCTTCttccagaaagaaaaaaaaaaaacccttttcttcAATTCTCAAGATCTCaatctgtttctatttttttttatctctcaTCAGCTTTTGTGTTAGGGAtcttgttgaagaagaagaaaaaagaatggcTTTCAGTGGGACTCTGGAGAAATGCAATGCTTGTAATAAGACTGTTTATGTGGTTGATTTGTTATCAGCAGATGGAATCTCTTATCATAAATCCTGCTTCAAATGCAGCCATTGCAAAGGAACTCTTGTGGtataaattatgaaaattatggAAAACTGCATTTCATTTTCCCTAGTTTTTGTAGTTTTTCATAAAATTTGtgataatttatttgttttacaGATGAGTAACTACTCTTCCATGGATGGGATCCTTTTCTGCAAACCTCACTTTGAGCAACTTTTCAAGGAAACTGGTAGTTTCACTAAGAACTTCCAaacaggtctctctctctctctctctctcacccaccATGTGTGTCTGCTTCTCTTTGTTGGGCtaattatattttgttttatcaTGGATGGATGTGTTCAATTCAACAGGAAAATCTGAGAAGCAAAATGAACTGGTAATCCATAttggttctttctttttattttagttttcttgttCACTGAGTTGAATCATAGAGAATGAGGGTTCTCTAACTAAGAAAATCTTATGTTTATTCTTGTACAGTCTAAGGTTCCTAGCAagctttccttccttttctctgGGACCCAAGACAAATGTGCCACTTGTAACAAAACAGCATATCCATTGGAGAAggtttgctctctctctctcaagcccTAATTTGATCTTCTTCTTGTATGTGTCTTCTAAATATTAGGGACTTCAAATCAAGGATTGAGATCTCGGTGTCGGTCAGGCCCGAAACCCAGATGTGTCAGATTTCGTTTCGAGGTTTTGACACAGGGTCAAAACTTGGGTTTCAACCATGGGTTTTGACCCTGGAGATTTTGgtcagtttcgaccgagatttaaTTCCATGCTTCAAATTAGATTTTAGACTAATGGATTCCCAAATTGAGGTCCAATTATTGGGAATATGGAACCTATAATTATAAAGCTTATATTCCCCACAAGATTTAATGAAACAACTTGTGGTGCAGGTTACTGTAGAGGGAGAATCTTACCACAAGTCATGTTTCAAGTGTTCTCATGGGGGTTGCTCCCTTACAACTTCATCCTATGCTGCTCTGGATGGAATTCTGTACTGCAAGCACCATTTCTCTCAGTTGTTTAAGGTGAAGGGAAGCTACAATCATCTCATCCAAACTGCCTCAATTAAGAAAAATGCTGCAGCAGTATCTGTCAAACCAGTACAAGAAAAGGAACCAGAACCACAAGCAATATCCACAATGGAACTAGAACCAGAAGTGGAAAAAGAACCAGAGGAGCAGACACAAGAGCAATCATAAGGGATTGTCATGgttacttgtttatttttcatgttttccaTTTTCCCCATTTTTGGGCCCAGTTCTTTCCCCCTTGAAAGCAGAGATTAAGATGTCTAAAACTGGGTTTTGACTCATTCCATCTCAAACCCCCGTCCCCCCCATCGGGAAAATTTGTTGTGTAATTGTTGTTGAAGAGTTAATTTGAATTTCTGGGCAAATTTCAATTGTTCTATATCTTATGCCTCAGACATTGCAGAAGATTTATCACAAGAACAGAGAAGTCACCTTAAATAATACTCAAGGCTCCAGAaggaaaaaattaatttaagaataaagaaagagagaagaaatttaATTCAAAATCTACAGTCTTGATAAAAGTAAAATAATTCAACACAAGTCCCCAAAAGGATCTGCCTTATCCAACACAAcacagatcctctacggcgcagctgcccgtagcggcctctACGGCGCAGACTGGGCTGCACGTGCAATGAACACCTTACTCCCGCTTTGTAGGACCAGGATCCTTTGCAGTACCGACAAGACAgcagtgcacatccgatggcacagcagaggccaggtggcacacatagcacacatggcctctactgtgccgtcggatgtgcattGCCGCTTCgtcggtactgcagaggattttcaTGTCCTGCTcaggcaaggcatttgggcaggggtaaggcagtctttgtGCACGTGGCTCAGTCTACGCCGCTCAAGCAGCTACTGGCAGcacgccgtagaggatctggatcctatcCAATGACTACATTTGGGAATCTGACTGAGCAAAATGGGCCCAAATCATCTCCTGCCAACGTGGATAGAAATTATTCTTCACTTACGTTCCATTGCTATCAGGGTACCCATTCTAAGTGTAGGGaacgttcacgtacgtgagcatACTTGAACAACTCACAGccgtgaacattcacccccctCACCTGTCCTACCCACCATGACTGGAATACAAACAGATAATGAAGAAAAAGTCTTCTGTCAGTGgttgttttcttctctctctcctctttctcctctttctcctctctttccttttctcgtATTCTTTTATGTCTTCTGTAACCCAAAAGTTCTCTGATCAAATTACAAGTGAAAGGAAGCAACGATGCACTTCTCTTGACCACAAAAACCTTTTAACTCCCAACCCCAAGAAGACTGACTATACAAACTGAGTCCCACTCCCTACCCACTTGCCTTCTAAGTCCTAGTTATTAAAAATCTTTAATTATCCTGGCTATGATTggaagtcaagaaaagaaaaaaaaagaaccgaaaaaaatatatataagacaAAAAACATGATGATATAAATCTATCTTTcatcaaaattcaattttttcttttcttggcttccaaacatagccttaagaGAAAGATGATAACAATGCAAATAATGATTTCAAATCAATAATCCATGAGAATAAATTCTATCCAAatccctaacaagtggtatcaaaacTAGATGATGATTTCCTTATCCCCACAAAAACCTGCAACACCCCATCAGATCCGCCTGCCGCAAGCATGCATTGatctttatctttatctttatcCTCTCTACCTTGTCTCCAGCTCACACAGCTGACGAACTCTCCTCCTCTTTTCTCACAGCCAAccccacccacacccacacccacacccacaccctcAAATCCACGTACCCATACGGGTTCTCTCCATCTCTTATCATACACAAACACCTCGTTACTCTCTGACCCGCATCCGAAAAGCCCTCCATTGCTCCATGCAGATAACCCAACAAAGCTTCTACTGTTCACATGCCCTCTATACGTGCGTATCACACGTGCACCCTCCATGTCCCATAGCTTCAAGCACCCATCCGTCCCTGCTGAAACCATCTTCCTCTCACCTAAGAACCTCACGTACGTCACCGTCTTCTGATGCCCTTTCAACACCATCACCGGCTCTGTCATCTTCCTTACATCGTATACGTAAGCCCTCCGATCCGCACATCCAACACCCACTAAAGGCCCATCAATCGGTTCAAACTCCACGCAACAAACGGGGCTCCGAGACGCGCTCGGCTGTGCGATGGCCACGCACGTGCCATTCCCACAGCAGCGCGTGTCCCACATTTGCGTGGTTCCATCGTCGGATCCCGACGCGCCGAGCGATGGAACCCAATGCGAGTAATCTACACTCCAAACTCGCCGACCGCCGTGTTCGTCACGCTCGAAGATAGGCACTCGACGGTCTAGATCATACTCTGTCACCACACCGTCATAGTCACCGGAACCCACCACGCGACTGCAAGTGTTGGGCTTCCACCGAAGGCTGCTAAGCTTCGCCGGGGTGCATATGTAGAAGTCACAAGAACTGGTGTGGTCCAGAAAGATGGTATCCTGTGCACCCTGGCGTATGCCATATGGTAGCAGGGAATCTAAACTGTAGATCCTAATCTTTCTAGCAATTCCTCCTGTTGCTAAGAGACGATCAGATGGGTCGAACTCAATTACGCCGAGGGTGTCGGATACTACCCCAACGTTGGCGCTTGAAGAGACAACAGTGGAGAGATTGAAATCCCATTCATAGAgcggtttttcttcttcttcttcttcttcagattttCCTTCTGCAGCTTCTGCTTCTGTTTGTTGTTTTTGATGTTCTCGGGGTGGTTGGATTTGGATAGGCTGGAAgaggtctttggttgtgttgttTCTCATTGCCCATTCGCAGGAAATGGTGAAGACGTCATTAGAGTTTATCTGGTTCTACAGTAACCCATTTGAATTCCTTCTTTTATCAACGTCTGTTTCCGGAAACCACCTCGCTTATACATGAAATTACAAAGGTGACACTCCTCATAATTGTAACTAcctctaagggtgtcaaatcaaacccaaaccgtttaataaatgataCGATGCCATTTAACTAAATGGTTTAAATTGCACCGGACAATTTAAGCGAAATAGACTGTTTAACATTCTTACATGTAGataaatgtgccaaaatcaaataaaaatcgtTTACagaaattgaaccaaaccgTTAAGACCAAAATCGtgaaaatgattttaaaattgagatcgtttaattaaacggtttaaCCGAAATTAGATCATTTCACCCTTAATTGACCCTAATCTAGTCCAATGGATAGCTTTGCCCTGATGTATAAAGTTTGAATTAGGCTGGTGATGCTGGTCTACCTTGAACCATCAACCGGGTTAAAAGTATACTGAACAAGGTCCTTTAACAATAAAAAGGGGTTCCTTTAACATTTTATTTCTATCATAGTCCATAGTTAgttaaaatgcattttaaacatcattttttttttttaacgttaacaaaaaaaatgcatttaaaacttgttttacatttttttagtGATGAAAATGATATTTAAAAAAGACATGAGTTGGTCCCACAATTTATGTGTATATTATTGTTTTTTGGTTTCctatttttcaaatataaacGATTAAAACCCGTATGGTcattttttttcgtttttgaaATATATGGTtgtattttattattgtttcatttaaattttgaaccgttttaaacacattctaccaaacaaatttttttttttttttttagtattaaCTAACTGTTGATAGTTTGTAGTGTATTTGTAGTAATATGAATTTATTTGGGTTAACCCACAGTCCAGACAATTGATCCAAGACCCGGCCCAATTCTTTAAGGACGAGGTTTAGGTGGGGATCAATTTATGGAGATGGGTGTTATGGGTATTTGATATTTATTTTCATGGGTTGGCAGCGAAAATAAGTCTATTAAAAGTAATTAAAATTCACGTTTtgtgcatttattttttttgtaatattcAAGTGGAGGAGATACAAAGAAATGGTGGTTGCTTTTGTGCCTCAATAAGGATTGGGCTGTGAACTGTAGACCATACAAGTGTACAACTGCTTTCTTTGTTGGCTTTGGGCTAACGTGGTTGAACCACCACCTGTTGTCACCCTTTTTTTCCAAACACCAAAATCTTATTTTCGATCTTTTCAATTTATTCCAAATTTCTCGTGACCTCAGGTGACTATTAGACATGAAAAAATTCGTCATGTATGTTGCAGATttaatgtcaccacaaatcatGAATTGCAACCATTATTAAACATGGCCATTCGTTCTGTCATGTAGGGAATGGTCTGATCTGATCATGCGTTAAATTTCagtctcaaatttaaaaaattttcatttcatctAATGTGATATCCTCCAATGTATGTCCATACACGCCTTCGTTGTCTCATGAAATTTTCTCCTCTGCTGTTCGATGCCCGAACAGCACAGTGTTGTCCTCTCACATGGGGCgcgaaatgatgacttaacctcCCTCGGGCAGTGTGATCGGGCagggaggttaagtcgtcatttcgccCCTATGTGAGAGGACAACAGGTATTGTTTGGGCAGCGGACATCAGAGGATAACGATCCCCCTTACACCTTAATTCATTGTCCTAAATTTTCTAATGGTTTATTTTCTCATGTTATTGACGCTGAATAAttaagctgtgttagaggatcCAACCCAAAACGTTAAGGCATTATGTAGAGATAGCTCCTTTAAGTATATGAAGGTATCAAGGACCTAAACAAATAGACGCATGATTATTACTCTATAATTCTCAGCATCTCCAAACCAATGAAGAATTATAAATCTATGATTCTCAACATCTCAACAATCCCCTTTCTCACGTGTAGTTTTTGCATATCTGGTTCTACACATGGGACAAAAAATTTAAGGAATATAACAAAGGATCCTGACTcgaatatatattatattggaGGATCAtacaacccaaaaccttaagcATTAAGTGGAGATAGCTCTTCTAAGTATATGCAGACACTAAGATTCTAAACAAATTGATGTGAATCTATAACTTTATAATTCCTAACATCTCAAAAGGCTAAAGCTTTATACATGAGCAAGGGGTCTTTAGGTTTATCTATTCACAAAGTTTTAACCCTATTTGATCTGTCATATGGCAAAATGTGTGGACCACAATGATTACAACAATCCTTTTCTTAGATCCAGATCTtttactgtcgagctgcccggtaagaccgtgctgcctagacacaatgaggcgtgcaatgaccgccttaaccccactcgggcaggagtgaggcggtcattgcacaccTCGCCATGTCTGGACAggtcggcagtagaggatccaaattgccttTTCTTTGCGGTGGtaaagaagaattgaagaagaaccaaattagATATGAAAGAGATCATGATTCCTTGAGGTGAAGACCAGCCATATTGAGCATGCATATAAATCCATATAGAATGCTTATGTACTTCAATAATCGATGAGATCATATCCTAATCATAaacattcttttcttttggaatttaaaTATCTTAACCATTCAAACAACAAATTATAATTATGTTTATTCTCCAAACAAACTACTGTATGTTAGAGTTCAATGGCAAAACAAATCATTGAAAAACCATAAGATAATACATGGTTGGGATAAGTCCGATCTAATTAACCTCATTTACATAAGATAAGGTATAATTTAATGGGAAAGAGATCGCTACCTGGTCGCGTGCGGCACGCAGCCCCTACACCAAGACATAGGGTAATGCCAAATGGCCGTTGCACCTCCATGGAAATGTGGAAATTTTTGGGGCTGCGACGGTCACTTGCACGGCCCTGTGTCAAGGTGCAGGGGTCTCGCACAGTACGCGACTAGGtagagttctttctccctaatttAATTTAGGGTGCAACTTTTTATCACCAAAATGGCCGGTGAACTAAGAAATTATAGCATTCTTTTAATTGCCTCTTGTTTTATTCTCTAAAGTGGGGTCACACACTGCACGtgaccaggtagtgttctttctccctaatttAATTTAGGATGCAATTTTTTTTCACTAAAGTGGCcggtgaactaagaagttatagcattcttttaattgccccttgttAAGACAAAAAGTAAAAGGAGAACCATTCTATGCATGGAAGCGCATGAACCACGCGTGTGTGACAGCCAATGATAATGCGTGATGGCACATTGGGGAGCGAAAATTCTACCATTCATGTGTGGGCGAGGCCCTGCATCCCATGCAGGGAACTTTTTTCCAAAAGTAAAACTATAACTTCTTAATTTGTTATTTGGTTACAATAAAATGTTTCCCTTAATGTACTATCCTTGTAGAAAGAACAAGATAGGTTTCATTCCCACTCATGCATACATGGTTTCAAAGTGCAATTTAGATCCtttactgccgagctgcc is drawn from Telopea speciosissima isolate NSW1024214 ecotype Mountain lineage chromosome 1, Tspe_v1, whole genome shotgun sequence and contains these coding sequences:
- the LOC122663182 gene encoding LIM domain-containing protein WLIM2b-like, with translation MAFSGTLEKCNACNKTVYVVDLLSADGISYHKSCFKCSHCKGTLVMSNYSSMDGILFCKPHFEQLFKETGSFTKNFQTGKSEKQNELSKVPSKLSFLFSGTQDKCATCNKTAYPLEKVTVEGESYHKSCFKCSHGGCSLTTSSYAALDGILYCKHHFSQLFKVKGSYNHLIQTASIKKNAAAVSVKPVQEKEPEPQAISTMELEPEVEKEPEEQTQEQS
- the LOC122654899 gene encoding WD repeat-containing protein RUP2, with product MRNNTTKDLFQPIQIQPPREHQKQQTEAEAAEGKSEEEEEEEKPLYEWDFNLSTVVSSSANVGVVSDTLGVIEFDPSDRLLATGGIARKIRIYSLDSLLPYGIRQGAQDTIFLDHTSSCDFYICTPAKLSSLRWKPNTCSRVVGSGDYDGVVTEYDLDRRVPIFERDEHGGRRVWSVDYSHWVPSLGASGSDDGTTQMWDTRCCGNGTCVAIAQPSASRSPVCCVEFEPIDGPLVGVGCADRRAYVYDVRKMTEPVMVLKGHQKTVTYVRFLGERKMVSAGTDGCLKLWDMEGARVIRTYRGHVNSRSFVGLSAWSNGGLFGCGSESNEVFVYDKRWREPVWVRGFEGVGVGVGVGGVGCEKRGGEFVSCVSWRQGREDKDKDKDQCMLAAGGSDGVLQVFVGIRKSSSSFDTTC